A window of Metabacillus sp. B2-18 contains these coding sequences:
- a CDS encoding methionine aminopeptidase, whose translation MNFLRGLSEWKQARIEKVRADMESLGRCPDCRGRGFTSSLTSVYTPTYDAVFDCPGCNGTGQYAEWNGNGDQYQ comes from the coding sequence TTGAATTTTCTTCGTGGATTATCAGAATGGAAGCAGGCGAGAATCGAGAAAGTTCGCGCTGATATGGAATCTTTAGGAAGGTGCCCTGATTGCAGGGGAAGAGGTTTTACATCATCCTTAACAAGTGTTTATACACCTACGTATGATGCGGTTTTTGATTGTCCAGGTTGCAATGGTACTGGGCAATATGCAGAATGGAATGGTAATGGTGACCAATATCAGTAA
- a CDS encoding VWA-like domain-containing protein, which translates to MKWQKQLLSKLKERDGKKIALAIDTSTNQTNTLLIQNIVKLFGEVTPNALLVQADFKIRSITPIKEDKITYYTHGKSSYTEVLEWAEKEEIDTLFYITDVTGYFYDELQVNNEVFWLVPDEFVPKVPFGKAIRVA; encoded by the coding sequence ATGAAATGGCAAAAGCAATTACTTTCTAAATTAAAGGAACGAGACGGAAAGAAAATAGCTCTAGCGATTGATACTTCTACAAATCAAACGAACACACTGTTAATACAAAATATTGTTAAGTTATTTGGAGAAGTAACCCCTAATGCATTACTAGTGCAAGCTGACTTTAAGATAAGAAGCATTACTCCTATTAAGGAAGATAAAATTACTTATTATACTCATGGAAAGTCCTCGTATACAGAAGTGCTTGAGTGGGCTGAAAAAGAAGAAATAGACACCCTCTTTTATATAACGGATGTAACTGGATATTTCTATGATGAACTTCAGGTAAACAATGAAGTTTTTTGGTTGGTACCTGATGAATTTGTTCCAAAAGTACCATTTGGAAAGGCAATCAGGGTAGCTTAA